In Raphanus sativus cultivar WK10039 unplaced genomic scaffold, ASM80110v3 Scaffold0162, whole genome shotgun sequence, the genomic stretch TAAATTCAAATCCACAGAAAAACACACTTAAACCtgtttgccaaaaaaaaaaaaacacacttaAACCATATCTAGTGAAGCACCCCGAGGGAACCGAAGGTAAAACTCTTTGTTGCACGTCACACGCGTGCAACTCGTGTTTGTTTTCTCTTGGAAAGGGGAATATTTGATTCGGGTATAATTTAGAGGTAACACTGGTAAACGAAGTACTTAAAGAGGgacctaaaaataaataagataaactCGAGGGATCACGCAAGGGTAATTCCGGTAAATTACATAAGTAAGTTTATAGATATAACAAAACAAACCCTAGAAGATAAAAAACTTTCACGGCCGACATATCTTATTCGATTCCGAGTCGCATTGGCTTCCGGTTCTGCTGCTTTTTTCCTGGTAAGAAGTCGTTGTCATCTCTgtgtgtgtctctctctctctgaatacAAAACTGTTGTGTTTGGTTTTCATTCGTTGTACTGATAAGTTTTGTTCGATTGATTATATGTCTTCGAACAtgcaaataattttatttgaaacataATATTGTCTGCTCTCTGCTGTGAAAACATTCATAGGTATGTGTCTGAATTAACTGGAGATTCCCCCTGTAATTACGGTCTGTAGatcaatttgtttaaaaaatcagTGAAAGTTGTGTTCTGCTGAACAAGGTAGAGGCATGAGTGTATGTTTCGTGATGTCATGACACATGCTTTCTTTATGATAGATGGCAAAGCGCTTGGAACATGAGCATTGCAATGGTTCATAGGGATTTAGAGAGGGAATGGGAGAGATCAATGTGGACTTGTTTCatattgtctttttttctttctttattattattggagtttctttttccaaaaaaaaaaaaaaaatcatgggaAGATctggagaaaaaaatagattttctttTCATAATAGCTTTTGGAGCACATTGGAGCTTTGTGGAGCACCAAGGATTGCTCTCACTTGGTTTGCTTCATACATATATTGgtcttatcatcatcatctttttttctatatatattctgatgATAGATGGAAAGCTGGTCTGAGTGGAGGTTCTTTGCCTATAGCAGTGAACTTTGgtcctttatttattttgtccTCTTTTATTTGTATCTGCAGTTACTTTTGTTTTAACAACATTTGCAAACAATGAGTGGTCGATTTTCTCGGTCCATCTACGTTGGCAACTTGCCCGGCGACATTAGGGAGTCTGAGATTGAAGATCTCTTTTACAAGGTCAGTTTAGTTCTGCCTACctaccttcttttttttgcatGACATCCCAACTGTTCTAAGAGAATCTTTTCTCAGTATGGCCGCATAGTTGATATTGAATTGAAGGTTCCACCTCGTCCTCCATGCTATTGCTTTGTTGaggtatttttctttgtatcaaACATTTACATGGTCTTAATAAAAAATGTACAAAGATGTTAGTTTTAAGTTTACCGAACTCTCTATGTTGAGTGTTTTGTAGTTTGAGCATGCTCGGGACGCGGAAGACGCAGTCGATGGCCGTGATGGCTACAACTTTGACGGCTCTCGCTTGAGGGTAATAAAACATTTCATTTCTTACCAATTTGGCTTTTTGACAGGATTGGTCTTATACTTGACGTGCCCTGAACACCTCCTTTGAATTGCAGGTTGAGCTTGCCCATGGTGGTCGAGGGCAGTCTTCTGGTGATCGTCGTGGTGGATACCGTGGTGGAGGTGGTGGctatggtggtggaggtggtggtggatctGCCCGGTTCGGCGTCTCACGACACTCTGAGTTCCGAGGTTTGTGTAATTAGAAAATTGGTATCTGTAAAGTTTGATCTTTCTGATGGTTTCAATGTATTCTTGGATGGCTTTATGCAGTTATTGTCCGTGGACTTCCGTCATCTGCTTCATGGCAAGATTTGAAGGTTGTGATGGACGActactttataatatttttggttgtctactttatttagatatatatatatattaaaacccATCGTTTCAGGATCATATGCGGAAAGCTggtgatgtgtgctttgctgagGTCACTCGTGACAGTGATGGCGCGTTATAATTTTACACCTTCTTACCTTTTTACCTTTTATTCAGCCTCGAGCAGCGTTTGCGTTTGGGATATATTGTGGTTAATGTCCTTTTCTCCTTACACATGACTTAATCTTTATTATGGTCAGGAACTTATGGTGTCGTTGACTACACCAATTATGATGACATGAAGTATGCTGTAAGTTCCCCCTCTGTCTGTCCTTCTCTCTTTCTGTATAtcaaaactattaattttttttttaaagtttccTATGCTGAAAGTTTGTGATTGTTGTTCAGATAAGGAAGCTTGATGATACAGAGTTCAGAAACCCCTGGGCTAGAGGCTATATCAGGGTATGGTTTCCCCTTGCAGTCTTCATCTGTGTGCTCTCCTTGACTGTaacgtgtgtgtgtgtgtttatctAGGTTAAGAAATATGAAAGCTCCCAGTCGAGAAGCCCAAGCAGAAGCAGAAGCAGGAGTAGAAGCCGTAGCAGAGGCCGTGGTCGCAGCTCTAGCCGCAGCATTAGCAGAAGCAGGAGCCCAAGGAAGGATCTTAGGTGCGTTTGTTTTTACACTGGATCTTCTGTATAGCTCTTCCTATTATGAACAGAGTTAAAAATTTGGgattgtgtgtttttgtttatcAAAATCTTCATTGCAGTAAATCACCAAGACGGTCCCTTTCCAGATCGATATCAAAATCTAGATCGCCATCTCCCGACAGAAAGAAGAGTCCTCCTAGGTAAACTTGTCATCTTCCCTAACTTTTTCAGTATCAAAATCATGATATGTTTCTAATCCTTCTTTTCACTCAGGGCAATGTCGAGGTCCAGGTCTAGGTCTAGGTCTCTTTCAAAATCACCTGCCAAGGTATATACAAATAAGTTGCATTTTAAGTTTATGGGAAAAAGGGCCAAACAGAGACTAATCTGAAACATGTTAAAAAATTGTCTCTTTCTCAGGTTCGGGAAGGCAAAGAGTGATTGCTAAAGTTGTCAAGCCAAAGATGGAATGAAGATAAGACTTTGGAGTTTTATTATAAAGCTCAAAGTTTCAGTTGGTTCTCTGTTGgatactttttaatttatatgtggCTACTTTCAGTTTAAAACATGTTATTTTTAACGGTTCTTTGAAACATTTGTGAAACAATATTTTCAACTCTTAAATTTCATTCTACTTCTAAATGTCTTGTTCTACTTCTAAATGTCTGGTAACATTACAGGTGATGGGTGACATATGTTCAAAATATAATGGTTTGTTATAGTCAATTATATGGAGTCGTTTATCAGCGGACAATCCAAATAACACGAAATAAAGACAATGTCCATTAAGCATGACCATTTTTAGACATGAACAGTCCAAATAAACATGAACTACCTGACTTCTTAGTTCTTAACACATACTATCATTATAATCTTTTGTTTATAAGTTCGAGTGAGATTTAATAAGAATGTATGGACTTTGGGATGCTACAATTAGAGTTCAATTTCTAGATCTATTTAAAGGttaaatgtgaaatatcaaGTTTATTAAGCTTGGTGGTCTTGGTTGATGAATGAATTTGGTAACAAGTGTGATCTCAGTTTGATTCTGAACCGACTCCAACAGAGTCTGTTTTTTTCCCCCAGGGGTCGTTGAAACCAACCAACTCATGGCTTAGCTTGACTTGATCATATGAGCCAAAGGGTAATAGATCTTCCTGATTAGAAAGAATATCGATCTTAACAACAACACGAATTAAGGTCTTTTAACTCGTGTTTTGTGACAATTCTGTTCTCTATTGATTAGTTCAACAGAGCTTTGTGAGAGTTCCTTCGGTATCAGTGTCTTTTTGGTGCATCATTGCGTCTCTAAGTGTCAATGCTTTGGTTGATCAAGTTGATTAACAGAATAAGAAAGGTGAATACTTTTCGGTGAGGAAGTTGTATGTTAACATAAACCATTGAAATCATGTATGcgtaaataagaaaaaataattttttattcaaagtTTAAACAATCTCCTTGAACtgattcaaaaccctaaaataaaaacacaaaagtacatctttaacaatatataaaaacCGTGTGACCCAAGTTTTGAGACTACCCTAATTTCAACCCCCTTTCTTCCCAATCATCGATCTATCGTACAGCACAGTCCGACACAGGGGGCAAGTGTTTCTGCGCTGAAGCCACACCAACAGACAACCATCGTGGAAGACATGAGAACACGTCATGCGTGTAGGTACACCATGTTTCGAATTCGAACCACGGGAGACTCCGAGATTGTCGAGACAGATGGAACACGGTTCTGTTTCCATCTTTGAACTCTTCAAGTCTTCTTTGCTCATCTTCCCTTGTTGAGCCATCCTCTTTAACACCTCTTCCTTCGATGGAGAAGGGGTTACCTTGGCCGTGAAGCTCAAGATTAAACCGTTACGACCAAAACGTACTCCAGCCCATGAGATCTCTGAAGCTAGGTAATCAGCTAACCAACGGTGGCTAACGAAAGAATCTTGGAGAATCTCGCTGCGGCTAAACCCTAACTTGGTTGCAGCCCTTGAGATCTTTGGAGCTAACCAATGGCGGTTGATGAGTTGATCTTGGATGAGCTTTCGGATGGAGCCATGACTTAAGTAACGAGGGAGACTGATATCTATGCGAACGCTTGGAGAAACTTGAATCTCATCAGATATTGTCTCGACGATGATTATGATTGAGGTTGGGTTACTTCGTGAACGTCTCTCAGTTAGTTCTATGTCGCGCAACTCCACATGGGGACGAATCATGTTTCGAAAGAGAGAACCTTTTTTCAATTGTGAAGCTAATTCTTCATGACTGTGAGATATATATAGGCGCGTTGTCATCTATCACTTTTCcttttctctttgattctttctgttttgtttataaaatttccttttttcgactaaaatttccttttttcttttatgggtCGACTAcagttataaattaattatactGTAATTTCAGGTGGTACGAATAtacaattttcattttaattgattaaaaccttttaaaatttattgtgtTTTCTAATtcattttggtaactttgtatatactagattttgatcctcGTTTTCAAAGCACGAAATAATTTGTGTTGTGAAAGTTGAAAAACATAACAAATCTTTTATTAACGATTTGAAAATGAATAGACCCGCATCATTTAAACCCTTCATATACGAAAGTTTTGTTTATTaatctttggatttttatttatcacaaattatatcataaaaagattttgcaaacataaattaaaatttatagaattatcactgtatttcattttttctaaaattatagaataccgaaatttttgaatttcaagcatttaaattttataattttttttatgttttataaatatggaTTTGAAACACAAGAGGTAACAATAGAGATAATACTCCAGATCAAACTGATTTTAAGAGGCAAAATAAATGTGCTAAATATGTAAAACGAGACAATTGTAGATTATTGGTTAAGATTACAGTTTTAATgaaaaattagaagaaaaagTTTACATAAAACAACATATTGGCTTTGTGGAAAAAGGCTATAAGAATAGAGTAAATTCTTAATAGTATaaagattaattaaaaatagtagTCCAACAGAAAATGAAATGTCGAGcgaaatctttttttcttttgaacaccACATATTATAAAAGCAACACATAGCCAAGATAGTTGGTTAGGGTAGAAATGTTTGAGTACAAAGTTGTCTTCGCCGACGAATCAGCCCTAATATTCAGAGTACGtgaaatgaaaacaaaagaagaagcagagaaatAGGAGGATAGAAGCTCGATGTTCCTAGTAGAATATTATTAAAGAAGAATTGCAATTTGCAAACCACATTCTTGCATGTAGATAAACCTTCTAACCAGAAACGTGGAAAATAAAATGGCTAAGCAAAGACAAAATCTCagatttctaaatttcagtcaACTAAGAGCATCCACATTGGAGATGTAATATAAAGTTCACACGCATcccaaaaaaggaaaataatatattaacattatttttttgaacCTGTCTCACAAAAGTTCACTGGAGTGAACCTGTCTCTTAACTATTCTGCGGATCCCACGACATGTGGCGGTCCGCAATTGGTTTgattattaatctttttttttttgaaaaaagtcaaaaagtaaaaaaaaaaaaaaatgttttgtgaaCCTCCCCACGAGATTCACCAATAGAGATACTCTAAAAAGAAGCTGATTTTAAACAAAGATAATAGAAAGTACAAAAAACAATCAAGCTGATAGTAAATCAGTCTCTTCCTTGGCcatggaaaaataaaattatccttAAGAAATCATTGCTGCGAGCATATATTAGTGCTTTTGATAGTTACTACATAAGTCAGTGTTTATGATAGTTAGTACATATATCAGTGATTATAAATGGATTGAAAGATGAACATCTTCAataccttcttcttttttttctccctAGCTGATGAAACCTTAAAAACCAAGCACTTACATAGACTTTACATCCTCAGCGTAGTCCATGAAGGTGTAAATGTATTGATTCTTAACAAAATCAATTCCTTGGACCCTAACTTTCACGACAGTGTTTCTCTCCACATCGTAGTAGAAAATATAGAAAGGATCAGAAAGAATGGAGGGTGAAAACACAATTTCACTGTCGCCAGTCATCCCGACAACATTTAACCTGGCAATGGCATCCACACCAAGATTCTTCCAAAAAGGTGGCAATACGTAGGTTTTCTTCGACCATATATGTTGTTCAGCATCATCTAGAACCATCAAACCAAGACTTGTAGTTCTTCCACCGAAAAAACCAACTTGATCAAATTGAATCGCACCTAATTTACCCTTGTAATTTATCAGGGATGAAGAGCAAGTTAAATTGATTTCCAGTGGTTTGAACTTTTCAGAACTAACATCAAAGCAAATGACAGTAAAATTTTGTCCAACTCCAAACCCGTCGTTTTGATAAGCTAAATAATACAAAACCCCATTGATACATATCCCACCAATCTCAGGGTATCGTTTTAGGGAACATTCAATCATTCTCCAAGACAGTTTCCCCGTTCCTAACGTCAAAACTTGATGCTCCTCGGAGAATTTAGGATATGTTCTTCGTCTAACCGACATGCACAGTACCTTATACTCTTCTTTTATGGGATCATACCCTAAGTAGGTTCTCACATGACCCCTTCTTGTTCTCGCTGCAGGTAATTTTTTGAACTGTCCTGTGCTAGGATTGAATATCGTCATCATCTTTGAATCATTACATCCACGTTCAAACCACATATCACCAGGACAAAGCAAGCCACGGACAGGGCGATGAATCAGAAAGGACCCCATTCTGGTGGGGATAGTGATATGATTATCCACAACTACATGAGACAAGTCCTGGTCTGGATTTCGAGGTGGTTGAGGTGTCGAGTAGGAAAACAACTTACCGTCAACATGGAACGTGAACAAGAGACGCGGACGTTCGCAAGACCTCGCCACGAACGAATGGGTGAAGACTCTACTAGAGAAAATAGAAGCCCATTCCTTGGACAGGCAACGAAATCTCGATAAAGATTTTGCGGTTAGTCTCGAGAAAATCTCAAAGATGAGATCAGCTGGGATCGACTCTGAGTTCTCAACTGATGTCGAAGAAGATCGAGTCTGGGGATTCTCCGCCTTTGAGACATGCTTCTTCTGCTGTTTTTTCATGGTGCACAAAACCCTATATTGAGAGCaacttatttttctataaaataatgttGGTACGAAGTAACTggtcaataatatatatatactaccaAGTTCTTAAGCTACGGCCCAATTTTGAACCCTAGAATTCCGATAGACAAACCctaatttcaatatatatttacttaaatTAGGGTTACTGAATCGAATCTAGGAacgatatatatttatattggagtTGGATCACTAGGGAATTAGAAGCTGGCCATGCATTGAGTCAGAAACAGAGTATGTAGAAGCGCGGAAATAAAAATACTGGTTATTATTTATGACATGAGTTAAAATATCCAAATTTTAGCACAAAAAGACATTagttaaaatacattaattaagtTCAAAAAATACATCATTTTTGGTCAAATggtaataaaattgaaaaataatccTTGCATTGAAGACTGATCTGAATCTAGTTAGATATATAAAACgaaaacataaaatttcaaatacaaCTATAAACTTCCAATCCAAATTTtagcagaaaagaaaaaaactataaacttCCAacgtgtttaaaaaaaaaaattctactaACATTTTGGACgcaaattttgaaaaagttttggattttgaaGCTAATTCTGAAGTGGGAATCGGATATCAATTAAGCTTATGTGCCTACCTATATTAGAAGTGCTaatcaattttcatttttcagtaAGATAGTTGGCCAAGTAACTACCCCTTCATATACCGTGTTTAACAAGttttataaaaaggaaaatggtGTAGGGAGTTATGGTCTCTGCATATCGTGAGGTAACCCAACGAAGCAGTGCCTAAGTCATATGTTGTTAGAAAACAATAGAAACCAAAACCATCAACGTTTTAAGTCATTGATCTTTGTATAATTTTCTGCCAAATTAAATATCTTTCGTAGCTCTTGATTGGCCGTATAACCGTATCAAAAATGGTGGTCTTGTGTTGCAGAAAGGTCAATTTATCAAATTAGAGAATCCTGTCCTAACTAaagtaaaaaagataaaaaaaaaattaccaaaaaaaaactatataaaaattaatccCGTTTTGTGGTAAGCATAGAATATTTCTTCATTTTTCTGATGTAAAACAATTTAATTGGAGATGCAATTTAATTGGAGATGCAGGGAATCGAACCTGTGCCTCTCGCATGCAaagcgagcgctctaccatATGAGCTACATCCCCGATATGCTAGAATTAACGAAAAGAAtttcaaataaacaaaagaataacaaaagagaaaaagaggCCGAACTGAGTTTATTGCTGCAAGAAACGTTATGAACAGAGTCTGTAACCGGCGGCTGCTCTGCTCCCATAGCTGAATAGCCCGAGAAAGCTTTATGTGAGACTTTTCTAAAAacagtttttgtattttttttgccATGGTTTCTTTTGCAGTTTCTGTAACTCTTACGCTCGAGTCACTTTCAGACTGATGAACCGGTAGAAGATGTAAGACGACGAAGTATCTTTACATCATTCCGACTTGTTCTTGAAAAATAATTGAGGTATATGCGTAGGTATTAGATTAGTGGAAGGGCAAAGCAGAGCAGAAGTGAGAAGAAGAGCTGGAAGGCACATCAAAAGAACCGAAACGTTTCCTCTGTTTTCACTACCTATGCATCTAAAGATTATAACCATACACATCCTCGATGTTTCTAGGTACTCTTCTCCATATCAAAGCCTGGTTTCTTCAAGAGCCCACATTCAGAAACCCGGAGCCACGTCTCAGAGaatagaggaagaagatgaagtggATGAGACCAGTGTGGAGGCTAGTGACATTGACTCAGTCATGACTCAAACTGGAGTTTCTCGCAGCAAAGCTGTCAAGGCACTCAAGGGTCACGATGGAGACATTGTTAGTGCTATAAAGGAACTCACTACTTAAAGAGAGACTgaatctctccctctcttgcTTTGTAAGACTTAGGAACAACACAATCACATTTAAAAACAGCAAATACCAATCCACACAGTTTCATTTAACGTCAGTCACACTAAGCCCTTTTATTTATACACAAACAAagccattaaaaaaaaaggatcgAAACTTCTTGTCCAAGGAAGTTCCAGTACTCAATCATCCTTGATGACATGTTCCCAGTCCGAGTATGCAGATGGTTCAGCGCCGACGTGCATCTTCATCTGTGAATCTCGACCTAGTGTCATCATCGAGTCTGGCCAGAGGTGATCACAAATTTGCGTCTTGTTTCTTGGCTGATCGTCTCCTGAATCTGAATCTATGTCCAAGCTGTTGAGGGACTTCTGTACTTGCTCAGCTTCTCGGCGTTTTAGTATCTGGAATCTATCCATTACATCAGCCACATGGCTGCTTCTGTCAATTTTAGCCATCTCCGAAGCTTGATCTAGATTCTCCATTCTTGTCTCTGTGAAGTTCTGAGAATTGAGTTTGCAATCTGTTTCCTGCGGCTTCAGAATCTGAACCCTGTCTATAACACCAATATCTGAATCCGGGCAGTTCTGAGATTTGAGTTTGCGCTTTGTTTCCAGATGCTTCAGAATCTGAAACCTGTCTATAacatcatcatatttttttctgagCATCAGGCTTGACGTTCCCATGATTTTCCTGTTTTGAACCACCGGTAAAGCTTCTGGACAAAAGTGAAAATACTGCATCCACGGGATTAGAGTTGAATTTAAAGCTTTGTGGTGCGTCATGACTCATTGTTACTACATTGTTCCCACCATAGCTTCCGTGTTTGATGAGTGATTCAGTCGTCTCCGGCTCTACAGTTTTCATGATGGAAACCGATTTCTGCGGGTTAAGAACAGGTTCCTGCATAAAGGTTGATGCATCTGCAGAGACCTCTGAGAAATGCAAAAGATGAactgttaaaaaaacaaatacttttGAAGACGTATTCGCAAGATAATGCGCAGAGTAAGTTATAAAGTTATTAACCACTGTTCTGCAATTTGGAATTATCAATCTCGTTCTTCATACGATGATAGCGAGCCATGCAAGTCGAGGAACATAAGGCCGCTTCAGTTTCGAGCCAGAGATTCTTGTACAAGAGAGTTTGTGGGTGGTTTTCTTCACCATCAGGAAAGTTGGAAGCAAGTATGTTCTTAATATTCTGCAAAATTAAGATTTCGTATATAAGAAGAGTTTACAAATATGGCACACATATATTATGTAAGTACATACCTGGGTCATCTCAGTCGTATCCTTATCCTCCGGTTCTTTGAAGCCAAAGCTGTCTACTGGCTTGACATTAAATCCTTGACAGTCTTTAGCAACTACATTTGGGGCCTGA encodes the following:
- the LOC130501313 gene encoding serine/arginine-rich splicing factor SR34A, with protein sequence MSGRFSRSIYVGNLPGDIRESEIEDLFYKYGRIVDIELKVPPRPPCYCFVEFEHARDAEDAVDGRDGYNFDGSRLRVELAHGGRGQSSGDRRGGYRGGGGGYGGGGGGGSARFGVSRHSEFRVIVRGLPSSASWQDLKDHMRKAGDVCFAEVTRDSDGTYGVVDYTNYDDMKYAIRKLDDTEFRNPWARGYIRVKKYESSQSRSPSRSRSRSRSRSRGRGRSSSRSISRSRSPRKDLSKSPRRSLSRSISKSRSPSPDRKKSPPRAMSRSRSRSRSLSKSPAKVREGKE
- the LOC108858827 gene encoding uncharacterized protein LOC108858827, which encodes MTTRLYISHSHEELASQLKKGSLFRNMIRPHVELRDIELTERRSRSNPTSIIIIVETISDEIQVSPSVRIDISLPRYLSHGSIRKLIQDQLINRHWLAPKISRAATKLGFSRSEILQDSFVSHRWLADYLASEISWAGVRFGRNGLILSFTAKVTPSPSKEEVLKRMAQQGKMSKEDLKSSKMETEPCSICLDNLGVSRGSNSKHGVPTRMTCSHVFHDGCLLVWLQRRNTCPLCRTVLYDRSMIGKKGG
- the LOC130501317 gene encoding F-box protein At3g49450-like; this encodes MKKQQKKHVSKAENPQTRSSSTSVENSESIPADLIFEIFSRLTAKSLSRFRCLSKEWASIFSSRVFTHSFVARSCERPRLLFTFHVDGKLFSYSTPQPPRNPDQDLSHVVVDNHITIPTRMGSFLIHRPVRGLLCPGDMWFERGCNDSKMMTIFNPSTGQFKKLPAARTRRGHVRTYLGYDPIKEEYKVLCMSVRRRTYPKFSEEHQVLTLGTGKLSWRMIECSLKRYPEIGGICINGVLYYLAYQNDGFGVGQNFTVICFDVSSEKFKPLEINLTCSSSLINYKGKLGAIQFDQVGFFGGRTTSLGLMVLDDAEQHIWSKKTYVLPPFWKNLGVDAIARLNVVGMTGDSEIVFSPSILSDPFYIFYYDVERNTVVKVRVQGIDFVKNQYIYTFMDYAEDVKSM